DNA sequence from the Oryza brachyantha chromosome 5, ObraRS2, whole genome shotgun sequence genome:
ACATGTACTGCTCCTTCTCTTCTTCGAAATTTCTTCGcgatttttctttgcaaaatcCGAGGCTTCCGCACGATATTCGTTTTTACATACGCGCCTATGTCCCACCTTGTCACCTAACACCCTCGACCGTATTAGACCAcaactttttctaaatttgatctCGATCTGTCGTTGACCAAGATTGACCCCAAGCACTTATACACAATAATCCGAACCACCGTTTTGCAGGCACAGATTTCATGGCCTAACCCTCATTAGTCCAATACACTCACACGAGTCAACCAATTTTTTCATCACAACACGATTCAAAACACTCTTGGTTTCACACCCACTTTCCCCAGCTTTGACTTGCGCTGCTTGAACACATGCAGGTACAGCTTCATCCACAGGAACGGGTAGATCGCCAGCACAGCCTGCAGTGTAAAGAGAAAGTACATCTCCATTAGGAGTGGCGTTTCTTTCAGTTTCATCAGACATTCGCAAGTACTGGCTAGACCTACCACTAGGAAGGAATGGTAGCTCATGGAGAACACCCCAAAGAAGCCAGAGTAGAGGTCCCTCTCCTTCACAAACGGAAGAGCTTGGTACATAGTCCACACTGCAGCAGATGGCAAGAGAAGTATTACGGCAATGGGTTGCAAGATTAGTAAGTGTATTGAGAGGAGCTGTTTGGTGCGAGAGAAGTTTTGGCGCTAGCTTACTTTCTCCTGGGCCTACTCCAATTGGATACAACGGTATAAAGGCAGTGTACCTACATGGTGCAAATAGTAGAGAGTAGTTTCTGATCAGGATAGGCAGcagtctgaaaaaaaaaaaactaagcagAGAAGGTAAAACTAGAGACTGGTAAGCAACAGCAGTAATGCAGTAAACATTGTGATCCACTATAATACCATGTAAAGAAACTAAATCAACATGGTGATGTACTGGTAATTTGGGAGTTGGAACAACAGCAGATGAACTTGGATATATAAAGGACAGGCATGCTGATTCATTTAAACTCATCGTTTCATTATGCTGATTATAAGATGTAAAGTCTTATCAGTGaccaaataataatttgtgagtaaacctttatatatatgtccttatgacttaaaaaaaaatggtacaaAATAAACTGGGATGAAAaacccctaaaattaactccaaaattaagtgttaaaaatttcaaattttggttgcgGCTTATAAGCTGAAGAACAAGGGAGGTGTTAACCTGCTAGTTACTAGTTCCTGCTCAGTGCTCTTTCTGTATCTTACTGAACACTACACAGTTATTGGAATTTGTTTGCTTTAAGCTTGACTATTTAATTCAAACAACATGTCTGTAATTTTACAACTTCTTTTAGACAATGGAAGGTAAAATAACCATGATGCCTTTTCCATTTTTCCGTATGCTCTGATGATTTAAGCGCAAGGTGtcttaaaacaaaaacaagaaaagtttGTGCCAAAAAATCTGTTTTTAAGAATAGAGAAAACTATCAAAAACAAGATTACAAAACCAGTACAAATAGTCGTAAACAGGGATGGAAGTATGGAAACACTACGGTGTATTGGGCACCTGGCCTAACAAAAGCTGCTTAGAAAACACTATGtatcatatattcatttataaatGTGGGAAATGGAGTCTGATTGCGAATTGAACCTGAGGTAAGTCAGCCATGCTGGACAAACTTTTAACGTAGTCAGAGCATAATGGGAGTATCTGATGACCTGATGAAGACATACATACTTGTACATAAAACACTGAACAAAATAACATTATCTTGCAGATcatctcaaaagaaaataaatactattacctttgtttcatactataaaactttttaaccttgcctaaattctgtatataatttatatatatatctagattcatttgcatccaaatgaatctagacaaaattagaaagtcttacattatgaaatgaaaATGAGGGAGTACTAGTATGTTGTGCCAACCCAAAATGTTTGATTCCTAAGTAATATGCACAAAGGAtgttaaaaaaaggaaaacatttGGGTAGTAAAACATGAAAGATGATTGCCAGGAGTTTCACTTGAATATGCACAAAGAGTTATGTTCATGTAATCATGTTAGTGGCTTGTTACACAACAGTACTAGCCCATCTAATCCTCAGTGTTACTGTGTTACCAGGACTCAAACTCGGGAGTCGGAGTCCGACTCACACTCGAGTTTCCGACTGTGCAAACTCTAGAAACTAGGATTCAGGGACTCATCtgatatgtatatttttttaataaaaatattatatgatatcAAATATTAACCCAATTGGTTCATAATACCAGTGTACTATAGAGTATTATGCAAACAAGCAGTAGGAAAATTAAAAGGTGCGTGCTCTCTCCCTCAGTCCACTTGGTTGATCTCCTGTTattctactagtagtactatAATAGTACTGCAAGCTGCAACTTCAATCCTCCACGCTATACACTGCAGCAAAGCAGCTGCAACTCCTCTCGCATTTTGACTCACGGCAGCCCCCCGCAACATTCTTACCGGGTATGACACGAGTCAACGTCCGGATGTGTGTTGACGTGGcaaaaatatttaggaaaaGCAAGTCCCCATAAAACTCAACTATTGACAGGTAAACATTGCTGTCAGATCGTCCCTTTTGTTTTAACAGATAACTGACGTTCATACAATTGAAGCATGTGATATAATAATAGCTCCATAGGCATAGACCATTGTGCATTTGTGCGGTAAAATCGCAACAAAAATGTGTATCCTGAGAAGACTGCAACAGAAATTTCTCATTATATCATGCCATTGCACCATATATAATGTAGTCCAAAAGCTATAGTATTTGTTGTGAGCACATGGCAAAGCacaaaaagaggaaaaaatggAGTATCATTTCGTGCCACACCTCAGATATGCTCCAAGCCATAAAAGTTATGAACACGGAAGGGCTACTCTGAACCTGCATTTGGCACAGGAGACTAAAATAATTAACCTAAGTTAAAACCGTGAGAGGTACTgtaaaattaagaaaagaaataggcggagataaatatttgtttttgctgTTAGATTTTCCATTTACATGTGGcaacaacaaacaaaacaaaaattacacGGAATTTTCACCGGAATTAGTTCATTCCCTCCAAAATTGTTGCAAAATCCTTCCATTCCAAAGGGAGCAGAAATTGTTCGGTTTTTTGTTTACAGTACTCTCACCTCGGGGATTTGCCGCACCAC
Encoded proteins:
- the LOC102714459 gene encoding very-long-chain (3R)-3-hydroxyacyl-CoA dehydratase 2, which gives rise to MARPAQLYLLSYNSVQTLGWFVALLRLLPRLAPPFSVHSSYAVAGDLVCLLQASAILETVHAAVGLVHTAPLLAFLQWGGRTHFVLAVVRQIPEVQSSPSVFITFMAWSISEVIRYSHYALTTLKVCPAWLTYLRYTAFIPLYPIGVGPGEMWTMYQALPFVKERDLYSGFFGVFSMSYHSFLVAVLAIYPFLWMKLYLHVFKQRKSKLGKVGVKPRVF